Proteins from a single region of Apium graveolens cultivar Ventura chromosome 7, ASM990537v1, whole genome shotgun sequence:
- the LOC141673733 gene encoding uncharacterized protein LOC141673733 yields MKRNLAITVVGRCSFLLILFVILMALGSSSSWNGGSRGGRGGRGRGGRGRGGGGQGRGGQGRGGKGRGTGRGNGSGTENEGDREEGGDNDDNDEENGDEGQESRIVPHITFQRAKRSCCVGDYNKRPATDADRQIVHFIEGRNIKEAKKKKTLSYIIKVNWDEYTHQSKGAEREAFYDRCIKEFKKYYAYPEGGEEEGDRAVKEYLKKNWKSLPYQEKTRAERDANDARNGGSTTATRRSFRPHYFSPRTWDSLNEYWDSDLFKKRSIKSKNARAQLEHQHYSGAMPFDERRERLEEEKQAPISDMEFMDHVYHFDNPATIKLKEDMERVRASQSIPEEMTLDPPPSPASLKKIHRKNELSLTILARPPKKGISVLHPRHPVAEIIGGYKAAELTSFQSTQNSRSSSQPISDDNLDLIVRVSGEIHLMVHSLEMTEVPRALLNDRMQSLATAAFPNRDDPKQQELWTEYMRLGTAFVVDAMALNKKVILEGTRIEKAPLYDNHFQDNDEDDEDQDAENYSLH; encoded by the exons ATGAAGCGAAACTTAGCAATCACGGTG GTTGGTAGGTGTAGTTTTTTGTTGATTCTGTTTGTGATTCTTATGGCGTTGGGGTCTAGTAGCAGCTGGAATGGTGGTAGTAGAGGGGGAAGAGGTGGACGGGGAAGAGGTGGACGCGGAAGAGGGGGAGGTGGACAGGGAAGAGGTGGACAGGGAAGGGGTGGAAAGGGAAGGGGTACTGGTAGAGGGAATGGCAGTGGAACGGAAAATGAAGGAGATAGGGAGGAAGGTGGCGATAATGATGACAATGATGAGGAGAATGGTGATGAAGGACAGGAAAGTCGTATTGTACCGCATATAACATTCCAGAGAGCTAAACGTAGCTGCTGTGTTGGTGACTACAATAAGAGACCTGCCACAGATGCGGATAGGCAGATTGTCCATTTTATCGAAGGAAGAAA TATCAAGGAGGCTAAGAAAAAAAAGACCTTGAGCTACATAATTAAAGTAAATTGGGATGAATATACACATCAATCAAAGGGAGCAGAACGTGAAGCCTTCTATGACCGTTGTATTAAGGAATTTAAG AAGTACTATGCTTATCCAGAAGGAGGTGAAGAAGAGGGGGATAGAGCGGTAAAAGAGTATTTGAAGAAAAATTGGAAGAGCCTTCCCTATCAGGAGAAGACCAGGGCAGAGCGGGATGCTAATGATGCGAGAAATGGAGGATCGACCACGGCTACTCGACGTTCTTTCAGACCACATTACTTCAGCCCACGGACTTGGGACAGCCTCAATGAGTACTGGGATTCTGACCTGTTTAAGAAGAGGTCTATCAAATCCAAGAATGCTCGAGCACAGCTGGAACATCAACATTATAGCGGGGCAATGCCTTTTGACGAGAGACGTGAG AGGCTTGAAGAGGAAAAACAAGCACCTATTTCTGATATGGAGTTTATGGACCACGTATACCACTTTGATAATCCGGCTACTATAAAGTTGAAG GAAGATATGGAAAGGGTGCGGGCTTCACAATCCATACCGGAAGAGATGACTTTGGATCCACCTCCATCACCAGCTAGTTTGAAGAAGATACATCGGAAAAATGAATTGAGCCTAACAATCCTAGCGAGGCCCCCGAAAAAGGGAATATCTGTCCTTCATCCTCGACATCCGGTAGCTGAAATTATAGGAGGCTACAAGGCAGCGGAACTGACTAGCTTCCAAAGTACACAGAATTCTCGTTCCTCTTCCCAGCCAATTTCTGATGATAATCTGGATTTGATAGTCAGGGTTTCTGGTGAGATACACCTAATGGTTCATTCCCTGGAGATGACGGAGGTGCCACGTGCATTACTAAATGATCGAATGCAAAGCTTGGCCACTGCAGCATTCCCGAACCGAGATGACCCGAAGCAGCAGGAGTTATGGACTGAATATATGCGGCTTGGGACGGCCTTTGTTGTTGATGCCATGGCATTGAACAAAAAAGTCATTTTGGAG GGTACTAGAATTGAAAAGGCTCCTTTGTATGACAACCACTTCCAAGACAACGATGAAGATGATGAAGATCAAGATGCTGAGAATTACTCCCTCCATTAG
- the LOC141673732 gene encoding uncharacterized protein LOC141673732, producing the protein MTSDRSWVGHNRYNDLKYLTEEYKNGVDDFIKFACDHLDPRDGGLIRCPCNDCVNKYFKDPSAVKVDLYLNGIMEWYTRWDLHGERDMPRGDTNTSSHNIHYNDEDMYDARDMLRDFADANRHFENFVEEPNTKAKEFYEMVENASEPIYPNNPNFTTLSFVNKLLHWKHKHNCTNSGFDELIHLIGSVLPVDHKLPRNYYDVRKMIRGLHMEYEKIDACENDCMLFYKENRNKTHCDICTTSRYKEQKDPKKNKIPRKILRYFPLTQRLQRLFMNKKTAEDMRWHHNRVKVDGQLCHPADGDEWKQFDRRFPNFSKEIRNVRLGLSSDGFDPFRDSHAREYTVWPVVVVVYNLPPSMCTKAPYMFMPLLIPGPNDPTKDLHVYLRPLIDELKILWRTGAETYDRFSCTNFMMKAALMWTISDFPALGMLSGWSTKGKLACHICMGQVKANQLKHGGKPSFYGTARYFLEPDDPLRRFTKFGRTEAHSVTYRYPGSLVRSLCEDTQFPPSGKTSWRKPRDYGMTHNWTHFSPFFELPYWETLTLRHNIDVMHTEKNVFENIFFTMIGDTKKTKDNRKAREDCKELGVHRELWIQDDGTMPNAPYVLSRDQLLKLFRWIYTLQLPDGYASNISRCVNFETKSIHGMKSHDCHIFMQKLLPMICRDLLPRHVADVLIELSNFFQDLCSSTLKYGDLEKMEKDIARIMSKLDVMYTPSFFDPMEHLPLYLATECKLGGPCNFRWMYFVERYLHILKLKVRNKARVEGSIAERYIEEEGVHFCSLYFDSKIATMHNRLRRNEAPRQSHDPNLLEVYTYPTLPGLRNRDRILSDDEHRLVTYYVLINSPEVGKYLRLVQKQYPHYNDAEKDQFQKDNFLDWFERRVQDDGELKDKFIDLIRGPIYKVESYKTCKCNGYKFACANSNELTSSNSGVVVIGTSYKESHGNNYGRLQEVLKLRYRNGHEIVVFKCHWFDHTRHVKIDRNRMITVDVKSKLNAEDVFVLASQAHQVYYAPNIANPKSSWYTILTTKSRQVDESVTSREENIFNDDAFQNEESNASSSHVERVVVDDPINFFIDLTMFENNHFVDDYEEEQNARNKENQNEDMNIDDGSDNDDLT; encoded by the exons ATGACATCTGATCGTAGTTGGGTTGGTCATAATCGGTACAACGATTTGAAGTATTTAACAGAAGAGTACAAAAATGGTGTGGATGATTTTATTAAATTTGCATGTGATCATCTTGATCCTAGAGATGGAGGGCTAATAAGATGTCCATGTAACGATTGTGTAAATAAGTACTTCAAGGATCCTAGTGCGGTGAAAGTTGATTTATACCTTAATGGTATTATGGAATGGTATACTAGATGGGATTTGCATGGGGAAAGGGATATGCCTCGAGGTGATACCAATACAAGTTCTCATAATATTCATTATAATGATGAGGATATGTATGATGCTCGTGATATGCTAAGAGATTTTGCAGATGCAAATcgacattttgagaattttgtgGAAGAACCAAATACAAAAGCAAAAGAATTTTACGAGATGGTGGAGAATGCTTCTGAGCCAATATATCCAAACAATCCGAATTTCACAACATTGTCATTTGTTAACAAGCTACTTCATTGGAAACACAAGCATAATTGTACTAATAGTGGCTTTGATGAGTTGATTCACCTTATTGGATCGGTATTGCCCGTTGATCATAAATTGCCTCGGAACTACTATGACGTGCGAAAGATGATAAGAGGATTGCATATGgaatatgaaaaaattgatgCTTGCGAGAATGATTGCATGTTGTTTTACAAAGAAAATAGAAACAAGACACATTGTGATATATGCACTACAAGTCGATACAAGGAGCAAAAGGATCCAAAGAAAAATAAAATCCCACGAAAGATCTTGCGATACTTTCCTCTTACCCAAAGGTTGCAGCGTTTATTCATGAATAAGAAGACTGCAGAAGATATGAGGTGGCACCACAATAGGGTCAAAGTTGATGGTCAATTATGTCATCCGGCGGATGGAGATGAGTGGAAACAATTTGATCGTAGATTTCCAAACTTTTCAAAAGAGATTCGGAATGTCAGACTTGGCCTCTCTAGTGATGGATTTGACCCTTTCCGTGATTCACACGCTAGGGAATATACTGTTTGGCctgtggttgtagtagtttacAACCTTCCTCCATCTATGTGCACGAAAGCTCCCTACATGTTTATGCCTCTTCTGATTCCTGGGCCGAATGATCCAACAAAAGATCTTCATGTTTACCTCCGACCATTGATTGATGAATTGAAAATATTATGGCGCACCGGAGCAGAAACTTATGATAGGTTTTCTTGTACAAATTTTATGATGAAGGCGGCATTAATGTGGACAATCAGTGACTTTCCTGCACTTGGAATGCTTAGTGGGTGGTCCACAAAGGGGAAGTTGGCATGTCATATTTGTATGGGACAAGTAAAAGCCAATCAACTAAAGCATGGTGGTAAGCCTAGTTTTTATGGAACTGCTCGATATTTCTTAGAACCGGATGACCCGTTGAGAAGGTTTACAAAGTTTGGAAGAACTGAAGCACATTCAGTTACATATCGTTATCCAGGATCACTAGTAAGGAGTCTTTGTGAGGATACGCAGTTTCCTCCTTCAGGAAAGACATCTTGGAGAAAACCGAGGGACTATGGTATGACACATAATTGGACTCACTTTTCTCCATTTTTTGAGCTTCCATATTGGGAGACACTCACTCTTCGTCACAACATTGATGTCATGCATACcgaaaaaaatgtttttgagaaCATATTTTTTACAATGATTGGTGACACTAAGAAAACGAAAGACAATAGAAAAGCAAGAGAAGATTGTAAAGAACTAGGTGTGCATCGTGAATTGTGGATTCAAGATGATGGTACAATGCCAAATGCCCCATATGTGCTTTCCAGGGATCAACTTCTTAAGTTGTTTAGATGGATTTACACACTTCAGCTTCCTGATGGGTACGCCTCTAATATATCCAGGTGTGTTAATTTTGAAACAAAATCTATTCACGGAATGAAGTCGCATGATTGTCATATTTTTATGCAAAAATTGTTGCCTATGATTTGTCGTGACTTACTACCTAGGCATGTAGCGGATGTTCTTATTGAGTTATCTAACTTCTTCCAAGATTTATGTTCTTCAACTCTAAAGTACGGTGATTTGGAAAAAATGGAGAAGGACATAGCGAGAATCATGTCAAAACTTGATGTCATGTACACTCCAAGTTTTTTTGATCCGATGGAGCATTTGCCACTATATTTGGCTACAGAGTGTAAATTGGGTGGCCCGTGTAATTTTCGATGGATGTATTTTGTTGAAAGATATTTGCACATTTTGAAGTTGAAAGTTAGAAACAAAGCTCGAGTCGAGGGTTCAATAGCCGAACGATATATTGAGGAGGAGGGTGTACACTTTTGCTCATTATACTTTGATTCTAAAATTGCAACCATGCATAATCGACTTCGTCGAAATGAGGCACCCCGACAATCTCATGATCCCAATTTGTTGGAAGTTTACACATATCCAACGCTACCCGGTCTACGGAATAGAGATAGAATCTTGAGTGATGATGAACATAGACTTGTAACGTACTATGTTCTTATCAACTCACCCGAGGTTGGAAAATATTTGCG GTTGGTGCAAAAACAATACCCGCACTACAATGATGCCGAAAAAGATCAATTTCAAAAAGATAATTTTTTGGATTGGTTCGAAAGAAGg GTACAAGATGATGGAGAGCTCAAGGAcaaatttatagatttaataagaGGTCCTATTTATAAAGTTGAATCTTATAAAACATGCAAGTGCAATGGTTATAAATTTGCTTGTGCAAATTCTAATGAGCTCACATCATCAAATTCCGGTGTAGTTGTAATTG GGACTTCTTACAAAGAAAGTCATGGAAATAATTACGGGAGACTACAAGAAGTTCTAAAGCTTCGATATCGCAATGGGCATGAAATTGTCGTCTTCAAATGTCATTGGTTTGATCATACAAGACATGTCAAAATTGATAGAAATCGGATGATAACCGTAGATGTTAAATCGAAGCTAAATGCCGAAGATGTGTTTGTGTTGGCTAGCCAAGCTCATCAAGTATATTATGCCCCAAATATTGCAAATCCAAAGTCATCATGGTATACTATCCTAACAACAAAGAGCCGGCAAGTCGATGAAAGCGTGACATCTAGAGaagaaaatatattcaatgatgaTGCTTTTCAAAATGAAGAATCAAATGCTTCATCTTCACATGTGGAAAGAGTGGTCGTTGATGATCcgataaatttctttattgactTGACAATGTTTGAAAATAATCATTTCGTGGATGACTATGAAGAAGAACAAAATGCGAGAAATAAAGAAAatcaaaatgaagacatgaacaTTGATGATGGAAGTGATAACGATGATTTGACATAG